The sequence below is a genomic window from Sinorhizobium terangae.
AACGGCAATCGCGATCATGACGCGCTGACGCAGACCGCCGGATAGTTCGTGCGGATATTGCCTCAGTCGCGCGGACGGATCTGAAATTCCGACCAAGCGAATGAGGTCGAGCGCCCGCGCTTCGGCCGCCCTTGCGGTCATGCCGAGATGATATTCCGCCATCTCGGCAATCTGCCTTCCGATGGCACGAGCGGGATTGAGCGCACTCATCGGATCCTGAAAGATGAAACCGACCGATTTGCCTCGCAAGGCTCGAAGGCTGTCCTCGCCAGCACCGACGAGTTCCATTCCATCAAATCGGATCGAACCCGATACATCCGCCACCACACCGATAGGCGCAAGGCCGAGCGGGGCGAAATTCATCACGGTCTTGCCGCTGCCGCTCTCCCCCACGACTGCCAAGGTTTCGCGGCGATTGAGACTGTAGCTGACACCATCGACGGGACGCACGGCTGTCTGTGCTGTCAAAAGATCGACGGTAAGGTTCGTGACCTCGAGAAGCGGTTGCTTGGTCATACGGCAGTTTCCTTTGTCCAGAGTGCCGTTACACGGCGGCGGCTGGCGAGCAGAGCGGAGCCAAGCGGTTTCGGCACACGGTTCAGAGCAACGGCTTCGCCAAGAATGTTGAACCCGATAACCGCGAAGGTCAGCGCAATTCCGGGCAGCATCACTTGTCTTGGATCGGCCTCCAGATACGGAAGCGCGTCGACCAGCATCTGTCCCCATTCCGGAGTCGGTGGCTGGATGCCGAGCCCGAGGAAGCTCAAGGTGGCAATGGCGAGCGCAACGGCGCCGGCATCAGCCGTGGCATAGACAAGCACTGCGCCGAGAGTCGCCGGCAGCAAATGAACGAAATAGATGCGTAAGGGGCTGGCACCGAGCACCCGCAGCGCTTCCATGTGCGGCCGGTTCATGGCGTTCACGGCAACTGCTCGACTGATGCGCGCACTGCCCGGCCACCACGCGAGCGCCAGCGCGAGGATCATATTCCAATAGCTCGCCCCGAAGATGCCAATCACCGCCAGCGAAACAATCAAGCTGGGGATGGCGAGACCGACGTCGACGATGCGCATCAGGACCTCATCCGTCCAGCCGCGCCGATAACCCGCAATCGTGCCGATGGCGATGCCGATCGAATGGGCCAGGGCCAGCACCAGGCACACGCCGACGAGCGAAGTGCGAGCAGCCATTATGAGGCGGCTCAGGGTATCGCGTCCGAGATGGTCGACGCCTAGCCAATGCGCCGTTGACGGGCCCTCTCCCGCAATCAGCAGGTTTTGAGCGTTCGGGTCGTGTGGCGCAAGGAACGGCGCGAAAGCGCCTGCAAAAACGAAGAAGCCGATGGCCACTACCGCTGCGCGCGGCATCCGTTTCAGCGCTCCGAGGAACGTGGAAGCAATATTCATGGTTAAGTCCTCTGACGACGCTGACGCGGATCGGTAAGCATCATCGCAATGTCGACGATCACGTTCAAAATGATGAAGAAGGTGATGAAGATCAGCAGACAGGCCTGCACCACCATGAAGTCGCGGAATCGCACACCGGTAAGAAACAGGTCCGCGATTCCCTGCCAGGCAAACAGCGGCTCCACCACTACCGCTCCGACCACCATGACGCCCACTTGTGTGCCGAGCGCGTTAAGGTAGGTGGGGGCGATGTTGGGAAGCGCGTCTCGAATGAGAATACGAGGGCGGCTGAAGCCTTTGCTCATGGCCGTCTGGACAAAAGGACGCGCCATGACTTCTTCCAG
It includes:
- a CDS encoding ABC transporter ATP-binding protein, with translation MTKQPLLEVTNLTVDLLTAQTAVRPVDGVSYSLNRRETLAVVGESGSGKTVMNFAPLGLAPIGVVADVSGSIRFDGMELVGAGEDSLRALRGKSVGFIFQDPMSALNPARAIGRQIAEMAEYHLGMTARAAEARALDLIRLVGISDPSARLRQYPHELSGGLRQRVMIAIAVAAEPKLLIADEPTTALDVTVQAQILKLLKEIQAKLEMAMVLITHDMGVVASAADRVVVMYAGRNVETGPVEKVLVSPRHPYTMGLIDAIPSRSDPVGAPFRGLPGMPPVLSAPIPGCAFEPRCPHSVPACRTHRPKLERTVDAAIFAACPVLNTSCKERIG
- a CDS encoding ABC transporter permease, which gives rise to MNIASTFLGALKRMPRAAVVAIGFFVFAGAFAPFLAPHDPNAQNLLIAGEGPSTAHWLGVDHLGRDTLSRLIMAARTSLVGVCLVLALAHSIGIAIGTIAGYRRGWTDEVLMRIVDVGLAIPSLIVSLAVIGIFGASYWNMILALALAWWPGSARISRAVAVNAMNRPHMEALRVLGASPLRIYFVHLLPATLGAVLVYATADAGAVALAIATLSFLGLGIQPPTPEWGQMLVDALPYLEADPRQVMLPGIALTFAVIGFNILGEAVALNRVPKPLGSALLASRRRVTALWTKETAV